One Paenibacillus sp. FSL H7-0737 DNA segment encodes these proteins:
- a CDS encoding ABC transporter permease, whose translation MARIKLAGGNIVREVIKNKVLFLMLLPVILYFIIFHYAVMPGAYVAFVDYKLNKGIFGSNFIGLKNFEFLVQNGDLWNITKNTLLYNIVFLALGNIIQIVFAIMLSEISGKWFKKVSQSVILLPYFISMVIVGVFAYNIFNFNSGFINTMLTGMGLDRYEFYSDPGIWKYIIVAFKIWAATGYGMIVYLATITGINHDLYEAAYMDGATTWQRIRYMTLPILKPTFILLLLFGMGGILKGSFDLFYNLIGTNSVLYPQTDIIDTYVFRSLVGQFNFSMGAAVGFYQSMFGLILVLVVNFIVRKVEPDSALF comes from the coding sequence TTGGCAAGAATTAAGCTTGCGGGTGGAAATATTGTCCGGGAAGTCATTAAGAACAAAGTGCTTTTTCTAATGTTGCTGCCTGTAATCCTATACTTCATTATTTTTCACTATGCGGTAATGCCTGGCGCTTACGTCGCATTCGTAGATTACAAGCTCAATAAGGGTATTTTCGGAAGTAACTTTATCGGTCTGAAAAACTTCGAATTTCTGGTTCAGAATGGCGATCTGTGGAATATTACCAAGAATACACTGCTCTACAACATCGTCTTCCTAGCTCTGGGTAACATTATTCAAATTGTGTTTGCCATTATGCTTTCGGAGATCTCGGGCAAGTGGTTCAAGAAAGTGTCTCAATCCGTTATTCTCCTACCTTACTTTATCTCTATGGTTATCGTCGGTGTTTTTGCCTACAATATATTCAATTTCAATTCCGGGTTCATCAATACGATGCTAACCGGAATGGGGCTAGACCGTTACGAGTTTTATTCTGATCCAGGCATATGGAAATATATCATTGTAGCCTTCAAGATCTGGGCCGCTACCGGATATGGAATGATTGTCTATCTGGCAACGATCACAGGGATTAATCATGATCTGTACGAGGCTGCTTATATGGACGGAGCCACTACCTGGCAGCGGATCCGTTATATGACCTTACCGATTCTGAAGCCAACCTTTATTCTGCTTTTACTGTTTGGTATGGGTGGAATTCTCAAGGGCTCCTTTGACCTTTTCTATAATCTGATCGGTACGAACTCGGTGCTGTATCCGCAGACGGATATTATCGATACCTATGTCTTCCGTTCACTGGTGGGACAATTCAACTTCTCTATGGGCGCCGCTGTGGGCTTCTACCAATCCATGTTTGGCCTGATTCTGGTGCTAGTAGTTAACTTTATTGTACGCAAGGTCGAGCCAGACAGCGCATTGTTCTAA
- a CDS encoding carbohydrate ABC transporter permease, translated as METQKIKQDSGSIIIKVISYICISIFALFCVFPFALMISSSFMNEQEIVREGYKLLPKEFSFKAYELLFNNSTQLVNAYKITIFITVVGTVLGLFMMSMAGFVLNRKDFKYRNFFSFLIYFTTLFSGGLIPTYILMVKHLHMKDNLFAMILPAVVGAWSIFLMRNFMKAIPDSLYESATIDGAGDFHIYWRIFIPLAVPSLATIGLFSAIGFWNEWYNGMLYMDSPTKYPLQYFLQRMVNQTNLGTLINSGAVINTADLPTQSIKMATAVLATGPIILLYPFVQRYFVTGLTVGAVKG; from the coding sequence ATGGAAACTCAAAAAATCAAACAGGATTCGGGAAGTATTATCATAAAAGTGATTAGCTATATCTGCATTAGTATCTTTGCACTGTTCTGTGTATTTCCCTTCGCACTAATGATCTCCTCATCGTTCATGAACGAGCAGGAAATTGTCCGTGAAGGCTACAAGCTGCTGCCTAAGGAATTTTCATTTAAGGCTTACGAATTGTTATTTAACAACTCTACGCAATTGGTAAATGCTTATAAGATCACTATTTTTATAACCGTAGTGGGTACGGTCCTTGGACTGTTCATGATGTCGATGGCTGGCTTCGTGCTTAACCGCAAGGATTTCAAGTATCGCAACTTCTTTTCCTTTCTAATTTACTTTACGACACTCTTCAGCGGTGGCTTGATTCCAACGTATATCCTGATGGTCAAGCACTTGCATATGAAAGATAACTTATTTGCCATGATTCTACCGGCTGTAGTTGGCGCTTGGTCGATCTTCCTGATGCGTAATTTCATGAAGGCGATTCCGGATTCCTTATATGAATCTGCTACCATTGACGGTGCTGGCGACTTCCATATCTATTGGCGGATATTTATTCCGCTGGCGGTTCCTTCCTTAGCTACCATCGGGCTTTTCTCGGCGATAGGCTTTTGGAATGAGTGGTACAACGGGATGTTATATATGGACTCCCCGACGAAATATCCACTCCAATACTTTTTGCAGCGAATGGTCAATCAGACGAATCTCGGTACACTAATCAATTCGGGGGCAGTTATCAATACGGCTGATCTTCCAACGCAATCCATCAAGATGGCTACAGCTGTGCTGGCCACCGGGCCAATTATTCTCCTCTATCCATTTGTACAGCGTTATTTCGTAACAGGCCTCACTGTTGGGGCTGTAAAGGGTTAA